The genomic window TTAGAACATAGAAGTTTAGAAGTTGCAAAAACTGGATTAAGGTTTTTCAGCACTATTTTAACTGGTGGAAGCCCCGTAGACGCAACAATCTACACTATAGAGGATAGCTTCAACTACGCTCTTTCTGGACAAGGCGGCTACCTAGCCTCTACAGTCGCAAACGCTATAAAAGATACAGCGGAAGAGTTAAAGCATAAGATCGAAGAGAGGATAGGAAGAGAGGAAGAAAAGCGCGAAGAAGCTGAATCGCTGGCCAGTTCAGTAAAATCCAGAATTTTAACTCTAGAAGAGGAATTAGATATACTTAAGGACGAGGGAAAAAACGTATCTAAAGTTGCCGCCCGAGTCGAGAGAGCTAGACAATTATACGAAGACGCCATGCTCGATTTTAACGCGCAAAAATACACCGATGCGATAGCTAAGCTTGAAGCAGCTTCTAGACTCTTAGATCGCGCTGAGAGCCTCCTATCAGAGATTTATTAAATTTCCCAAATTTTTTAGATAAAAACCTTAACACTGGCATGCTAGCCAGTGCTATCACTATAAACGGTATTTCTACTAGGTAATAATTGGCTACAGTCGGATTTGCTAGTAAAGGTTTCAGCAGCGGTATGATTCCATCGACCAAACTCTTATAGGCTATAGATGTTATCAAGTATTTTACTCCTCTTTTAAAAGCTAGAACTACCAGAACCGCCGCTGTAACGTGGATTATTAAAGTCATTGTTCTTTCAATAATAGGCGCGAAAATAACTATAGTATCTAAGTTCAAGCTCGCTTCAACTATCGCCCTCTGAGCTTCTGGTATTTTCTCGAGCAGTTCAGGCTGGAGAGAAAACATGATAATATTCGCCACATTAGAAACTCCCGTCAGGACAGCTTCTATAGCTCCAAACGCTATGCCTATTCCAACTGCCTCGCTAAAACTTGCGTTTTTTATTTTCATCTTTGAAGCTATTAAATATAAAAATCCCGATTCTA from Thermoproteales archaeon includes these protein-coding regions:
- a CDS encoding YhfC family intramembrane metalloprotease produces the protein MVNPWLALAGFGMIAVGIGSIVFWNKHKKVKPLFYGIGFLAWFIAIFIKVVMDLTFTSSLFAVMPERYRVPVACIYYGLRTGFLESGFLYLIASKMKIKNASFSEAVGIGIAFGAIEAVLTGVSNVANIIMFSLQPELLEKIPEAQRAIVEASLNLDTIVIFAPIIERTMTLIIHVTAAVLVVLAFKRGVKYLITSIAYKSLVDGIIPLLKPLLANPTVANYYLVEIPFIVIALASMPVLRFLSKKFGKFNKSLIGGSQRDLRV